GTTTCGCTATATCGTTCTTGGAAAAACAGTTGCTGCCATTGTCGAACCATCCCTAACCGTTGGTTATCGAGTAAGACAATTTTCAACGGTAATTGCTTGCGTTTTACGGTGCCCAGCTCTTGCACATTCATCATGAAAGAGCCGTCACCGGAGATACAGACGACGGTATCGTTCGGTCGCGCAACTTGCGCACCAACCGCTGCCGGTAAACCAAACCCCATGGTGCCTAATCCGCTTGAAGTGATGAAATTTTCCGGGCGAGTGTGGACGATGTGCTGCGCGGCCCACATCTGGTGCTGCCCTACATCTGTGGTTACTACACAATCTTCAGGTTTACGATCCGACAGTTGTTTTAACAACAACGGCGCGTAGATAGCATCACCGGGATGGTTGTAACGCCATGCATGTTCATCACGCAGCTGCGCGCAGTGTTGCTGCCAGTCATTGATATTCAACGGCTGTCGTAATGCCGGTAACAGAGCATTTAAATCACCCTGCAATGCCACATGCGCCTGACGCAGCTTGTTCATTTCTGCCGGGTCGATATCCATATGGATAACACTGGCGTGTGGTGCGAAGGTGTTCAGTTTGCCAGTTACCCGGTCATCAAAACGTGCACCCACGGCGATCAACAAGTCACATTCCTGCACCGCAAAGTTCGCCGCTTTGGTGCCGTGCATCCCCAGCATGCCCAGATAGTACGGATAATCCGCATCAACTGCGCCAAGTCCTTTCAGCGTGCAGGTGGCAGGCATTTTTGTGGCAGAGAGAAATTCTCGTAATGCAGGAACTGCCTGCGCCATACCCACGCCACCGCCAACGTACAGCATCGGTTTTTGCGCTTTTGCCAACATCTGGCGCGCTTGCTCGACTTCGGCATGTGGGAAAGTCACTTCGTTTTCAACGGTGGTGAACCAGGGTTCCAGATCGCCGCTGGCTAACTGGATATCTTTTGGGATATCGACCAAAACCGGACCGGGACGACCTGAGCTGGCGACGTCAAACGCTTCGGCCATGATACGCGGTAACTCTTCCAGTGATTGCACCAGGAAACTGTGCTTGGTGCAGGCTAACGACAACCCCAGAATATCCACCTCCTGAAATGCGTCAGTGCCGATAAACGGTGCGGATACCTGACCGGTGATAGCAACAACGGGGATGGAATCTAACAGCGCGTCCGCAAGCCCGGTTATCAGGTTGGTTGCACCAGGACCAGACGTGGCGATGCAAACGCCAGTTTTGCCGGTAGCACGGGCATAACCGATAGCCGCCATTGCTGCACCTTGCTCGTGTCGGCACAGCAAGTGTTCCACGCCACCGTCATACAATGCATCGTAAACCGGCATAATTGCGCCACCCGGATAACCGAAAACGGTGTTCACACCCTGTGCCCGCAACGCATGTACCACCCACTGTGCGCCATTCATAGTTAGTTCCCCGTCCTGAATCTTGAGAAACAGAATTTTGTGCTGTTATTCATTGTCTGCTCCTCAGTTATGTTTTTAAGGTCAAAAAAAACCCCCGGACCTTTCGGTGCGGGGGTCTTAGTTCGTTAAGGCTTGATCTCTAAGCCTTTCCTCGTCCAAGTGCAGCCCCGCACGGTGGGATAATAATCACCACCACGCTAATCACGACCAGGCTAATCACTCGTAGAAGGGCTGTCATTTTGTCTTTTCTTGCATCTTGTTCGAAGGAATGCCTAAAGAGTTACCATAGATTTTGCGAATAGCACAAGATATTTTTTGGCCGATTTTTATGATGCCTTTAATAATTTCAATAGAAATTGTTGTTTTTTAAAAAGAAAACAGTGAGTGAAAAAAATTCAATTTCAGTATGAATGTTGTTCCCTTCCTCGTAGTTAATCCTTTGTCCACTGCATTTTTGCGAGCATCGTTCCACCGCCAGAACAACTCAACTTCACTTGCACAAATAAACAGGAATCAGCCACTAAAATTCACGAATTAGCGGGCTACAGCAGCGATATCTTATGCACATAATGGCGACTCAAGGAGGGCTTATGTCACTGTCAATTGTTCATACCCGCGCAGCCCTGGGAGTAAATGCGCCCCCAATCACTGTTGAGGTACATATCAGTAAAGGTCTACCCGGCTTAACGATGGTGGGCTTACCAGAAACAACGGTAAAAGAAGCTCGCGATCGCGTGCGCAGCGCCATTATCAATAGCGGATATGAATATCCGGCGAAAAAAATCACCATCAACCTTGCTCCAGCCGATCTGCCGAAAGAAGGGGGACGATATGATTTACCTATCGCCATTGCGTTGCTGGCGGCCTCAGAACAGCTTACAGCCAATAAGTTAGATGAATATGAATTAGTCGGAGAACTGGCGCTTACAGGCGCTCTACGTGGCGTTCCCGGCGCAATCTCCAGTGCAACTGAAGCCATTAAGTCGGGCAGAAAAATTATCGTCGCGAAAGATAACGAAGATGAAGTGGGGCTAATTAACGGTGAAGGATGCCTGATAGCCGATCATCTGCAGGCTGTCTGTGCGTTTCTGGAAGGTAAGCACGCTCTCGAACGCCCGAAACCAACTGATGCAGTATCCCGGGCGCTACAACATGATCTCAGTGATGTTGTCGGTCAGGAGCAAGGAAAGCGAGGACTGGAAATTACCGCCGCTGGCGGACACAACCTTTTACTGATTGGACCGCCGGGAACAGGTAAAACAATGCTCGCCAGCCGTATTAATGGCCTGTTGCCAGATTTAAGCAATGAAGAGGCACTGGAGAGCGCTGCGATATTAAGTCTGGTAAATGCTGAATCAGTAAAAAAACAATGGCGGCAGCGCCCGTTCCGCTCACCGCATCACAGTGCGTCGTTAACTGCGATGGTGGGCGGTGGTGCAATTCCAGGGCCTGGTGAAATTTCGCTGGCGCATAACGGCGTGCTTTTTCTTGATGAGCTACCTGAATTTGAACGGCGTACACTGGATGCCTTGCGAGAGCCGATTGAATCCGGGCAGATCCATCTTTCACGCACGCGAGCAAAAATAACCTATCCAGCCCGTTTCCAGCTTGTCGCGGCGATGAATCCCAGCCCTACCGGACATTATCAGGGAAACCATAACCGCTGCACACCAGAGCAAACGCTGCGTTATCTCAACCGACTCTCTGGTCCCTTTCTCGACCGCTTCGATCTCTCACTGGAGATCCCATTACCGCCACCCGGCATTTTGAGTAAAACGGTAGTGCCGGGAGAAAGCAGCGCCACCATTAAACAATGCGTAATGGCCGCCAGAGAGCGCCAATTTAAGCGGCAGAATAAACTGAATGCCTGGCTGGATAGTCCGGAAATACGCCAATTCTGCAAGCTTGAGAGCGAAGATGCGCAGTGGCTGGAAGAAACGCTGATCCATCTGGGGTTATCGATTCGTGCCTGGCAGCGGTTACTGAAAGTTGCACGAACCATTGCTGATATTGATCAGTCCGACATTATCACACGTCAGCATTTGCAGGAGGCAGTTAGCTATCGTGCCATTGACCGTTTGCTCATCCATCTGCAAAAACTACTGACATAAAAAAAAGGGCATTTCGCCCTTTTTATTAATCGTCAGAATCGGTGTAGTCTTCAGCACCTTCAACCTGCGGTTTACCGCCGGAAAGGGTGTGAAAACGTTTTGGACGCTTGATACGCGTCATATACTTGGACCACACGCGTTCTGCTTCTGTCACTGGCTCACGTTCGCCACGGCATACTGCTACGAAGAGTTTCTCTTCCTCGGTAACCGGCTCGCGTTTGCCGAGATCCAGCTCATTGAAGGCATAACCATGACGCTCAAGCAGTTGTGCCTCTTTGATGGTGAAATCACCATGACGAGAGAATCCACGTGGATAATGTTTATTGTCGAAATATCGATTAGTCGTCGTAAAGCTTTCCGCCATCCTGCACGCTCCTAATTCTTTGACCGAGCTAGTTATGGCGCGGAGTATTAGTTACGCTTGACAGAGTGTAAAACAAAACATTTAAATCATAACGACAAATAATTTTGCGGAGAGCACTGTGGATACGGAATTGTTAAAAACTTTCCTGGAAGTTAGCCGAACGCGTCACTTTGGTCGAGCAGCTGAATCGCTCTATCTGACCCAGTCAGCAGTGAGCTTTCGAATCAGACAACTGGAAAATCAACTGGGTGTGAACCTTTTCACCCGCCACAGAAACAATATCCGTTTAACCGCTGCCGGTGAAAAACTACTGCCTTACGCAGAAACGCTCATGAGCACCTGGCAGGCCGCCCGTAAGGAGGTGGCGCATACCTCACGACATAACGAGTTTTCTATCGGTGCCAGCGCCTCGTTGTGGGAATGTATGCTTAATCAGTGGCTGGGACGCTTGTATCAAAATCAGGATGCCCATACAGGTTTACAGTTCGAAGCGCGAATTGCCCAACGGCAGTCTCTGGTAAAACAGCTGCATGAACGCCAGCTTGATCTTCTTATTACTACTGAAGCACCCAAAATGGACGAATTTAGCAGTCAGTTGTTGGGGTATTTCACTTTAGCGCTTTATACCAGTGCCCCTTCTAAACTAAAGGGAGATCTAAACTATCTGCGATTAGAGTGGGGGCCAGATTTTCAACAGCATGAGGCAGGTTTGATCGGTGCTGACGAAGTTCCCATTCTGACAACGAGTTCAGCTGAACTGGCACAGCAACAGATTGCGATGCTTAATGGTTGCACCTGGCTACCAGTCAGCTGGGCGCGTAAAAAAGGCGGTCTGCATACCGTTGTCGATAGCACAACACTTTCACGGCCGCTTTATGCTATATGGCTGCAAAATAGCGATAAAAATGCGTTGATTCGTGATCTATTGAAAATTAACGTGCTGGATGAAGTGTATTAATCAAAATGACTGGCAAGGATGCCGGTGGAAGGATTTACTTCGGAGAGGGTTGGTACAGATAAAAAAAATCCTTAGCTTTCGCTAAGGATGATTTCTGGCAGGGGCGGAGAGACTCGAACTCCCAACACCCGGTTTTGGAGACCGGTGCTCTACCAATTGAACTACGCCCCTAATTAGGGTGGCGGAACGGACGGGACTCGAACCCGCGACCCCCTGCGTGACAGGCAGGTATTCTAACCGACTGAACTACCGCTCCACCGAATTCTTTTACAACCACCGGTTTTATGACCGGCTTACTGCTTAATTTGATGCCTGGCAGTTCCCTACTCTCGCATGGGGAGACCCCACACTACCATCGGCGCTACGGCGTTTCACTTCTGAGTTCGGCATGGGGTCAGGTGGGACCACCGCGCTAAG
The nucleotide sequence above comes from Escherichia coli. Encoded proteins:
- the ilvG gene encoding acetolactate synthase 2 catalytic subunit encodes the protein MNGAQWVVHALRAQGVNTVFGYPGGAIMPVYDALYDGGVEHLLCRHEQGAAMAAIGYARATGKTGVCIATSGPGATNLITGLADALLDSIPVVAITGQVSAPFIGTDAFQEVDILGLSLACTKHSFLVQSLEELPRIMAEAFDVASSGRPGPVLVDIPKDIQLASGDLEPWFTTVENEVTFPHAEVEQARQMLAKAQKPMLYVGGGVGMAQAVPALREFLSATKMPATCTLKGLGAVDADYPYYLGMLGMHGTKAANFAVQECDLLIAVGARFDDRVTGKLNTFAPHASVIHMDIDPAEMNKLRQAHVALQGDLNALLPALRQPLNINDWQQHCAQLRDEHAWRYNHPGDAIYAPLLLKQLSDRKPEDCVVTTDVGQHQMWAAQHIVHTRPENFITSSGLGTMGFGLPAAVGAQVARPNDTVVCISGDGSFMMNVQELGTVKRKQLPLKIVLLDNQRLGMVRQWQQLFFQERYSETTLTDNPDFLMLASAFGIPGQHITRKDQVEAALDTMLNSDGPYLLHVSIDELENVWPLVPPGASNSEMLEKLS
- the ilvX gene encoding peptide IlvX → MNNSTKFCFSRFRTGN
- the ilvL gene encoding ilv operon leader peptide; the encoded protein is MTALLRVISLVVISVVVIIIPPCGAALGRGKA
- the yifB gene encoding YifB family Mg chelatase-like AAA ATPase: MSLSIVHTRAALGVNAPPITVEVHISKGLPGLTMVGLPETTVKEARDRVRSAIINSGYEYPAKKITINLAPADLPKEGGRYDLPIAIALLAASEQLTANKLDEYELVGELALTGALRGVPGAISSATEAIKSGRKIIVAKDNEDEVGLINGEGCLIADHLQAVCAFLEGKHALERPKPTDAVSRALQHDLSDVVGQEQGKRGLEITAAGGHNLLLIGPPGTGKTMLASRINGLLPDLSNEEALESAAILSLVNAESVKKQWRQRPFRSPHHSASLTAMVGGGAIPGPGEISLAHNGVLFLDELPEFERRTLDALREPIESGQIHLSRTRAKITYPARFQLVAAMNPSPTGHYQGNHNRCTPEQTLRYLNRLSGPFLDRFDLSLEIPLPPPGILSKTVVPGESSATIKQCVMAARERQFKRQNKLNAWLDSPEIRQFCKLESEDAQWLEETLIHLGLSIRAWQRLLKVARTIADIDQSDIITRQHLQEAVSYRAIDRLLIHLQKLLT
- the maoP gene encoding macrodomain Ori organization protein MaoP, with the protein product MAESFTTTNRYFDNKHYPRGFSRHGDFTIKEAQLLERHGYAFNELDLGKREPVTEEEKLFVAVCRGEREPVTEAERVWSKYMTRIKRPKRFHTLSGGKPQVEGAEDYTDSDD
- the hdfR gene encoding HTH-type transcriptional regulator HdfR — its product is MDTELLKTFLEVSRTRHFGRAAESLYLTQSAVSFRIRQLENQLGVNLFTRHRNNIRLTAAGEKLLPYAETLMSTWQAARKEVAHTSRHNEFSIGASASLWECMLNQWLGRLYQNQDAHTGLQFEARIAQRQSLVKQLHERQLDLLITTEAPKMDEFSSQLLGYFTLALYTSAPSKLKGDLNYLRLEWGPDFQQHEAGLIGADEVPILTTSSAELAQQQIAMLNGCTWLPVSWARKKGGLHTVVDSTTLSRPLYAIWLQNSDKNALIRDLLKINVLDEVY